The following are encoded in a window of Telmatobacter sp. DSM 110680 genomic DNA:
- a CDS encoding TadE family protein, whose protein sequence is MTKMTQPSRRQRWLQLKTGSLSKISSDCRVLPCEEGSNIVEMAVVSSVLLAVLFGIVELSLAMYTYNYVSDAAREGTRYAMVRGSSCSVLTNCGVTSAQIQTYVQSLGYPGMNAANTTVTTTWLSPSTTTPVTWTVCGSTCNAPGDAVQVKVTYSFKLSIPFVPNSTLNLHSTSLMVIAN, encoded by the coding sequence ATGACAAAGATGACGCAGCCAAGCCGAAGGCAGCGCTGGCTTCAGCTTAAGACCGGTAGCCTTTCCAAGATCTCTTCCGACTGTCGAGTTCTTCCATGCGAAGAAGGGTCGAACATCGTGGAGATGGCGGTAGTTTCCTCGGTCCTCCTCGCCGTGCTGTTTGGCATCGTCGAGCTCTCGCTGGCAATGTACACCTACAACTACGTCTCAGATGCCGCTCGGGAAGGCACGAGGTACGCCATGGTTCGCGGTTCCTCTTGTTCGGTACTGACAAACTGCGGTGTGACCTCAGCTCAGATCCAGACCTATGTACAGAGTCTGGGGTATCCAGGGATGAATGCGGCCAATACTACCGTGACTACGACTTGGCTGAGTCCGAGCACAACTACGCCTGTTACCTGGACAGTCTGCGGGAGCACATGCAACGCCCCGGGTGATGCCGTGCAGGTGAAGGTCACGTATTCATTTAAGCTGAGCATTCCGTTCGTCCCAAATTCGACTCTCAATCTGCACAGCACATCGCTGATGGTGATTGCTAATTGA